Proteins encoded within one genomic window of Natator depressus isolate rNatDep1 chromosome 1, rNatDep2.hap1, whole genome shotgun sequence:
- the LOC141988324 gene encoding olfactory receptor 51G2-like — MMSAVNDTKLNSAVFLLTAIPGQEDIHLWISIPFCLMYVISIVGNSVILFIIKTDPSLHEPMYIFLSMLGVTDLGLSIATIPTILGILWSNSREISFNACLAQLFFIHSLSFIESSVLLSMAFDRFVAIRDPLRYASILTPPRIAKIGLVFVLRGVALIFPLPFLLKRFQYCRANVLSHSYCLHQDVMKMACSDITVNSIYGLFIIISTVGLDSLLILLSYVMILKTVLSIASHVERVRALNTCVSHLCAVLLFYTPMIGLSVIHRFGKDSSPLTQIFLGYIYLLVPPLMNPIVYSVNSRHLRARIIRVFVK, encoded by the coding sequence ATGATGTCAGCTGTAAATGACACCAAATTAAACTCTGCAGTGTTCCTTCTTACCGCAATACCTGGGCAGGAAGACATCCATCTCTGGATCTCTATCCCTTTCTGCTTAATGTATGTTATTTCCATAGTAGGAAATTCAGTCATTCtgttcattataaaaacagatccaagcctccatgagcctatgtacattttcctttccatgttggGTGTCACAGACCTTGGCTTATCGATAGCCACCATACCAACAATACTGGGCATATTGTGGTCTAACTCTAGGGAGATCAGTTTCAATGCTTGTTTAGcgcagctgttcttcatccactcACTTTCATTCATTGAATCCTCTGTGCTCCTGTCTATGGCCTTTGACCGCTTTGTTGCGATTCGTGACCCTCTGAGATATGCTTCTATCTTAACCCCACCTAGAATAGCCAAGATTGGACTGGTGTTTGTTCTAAGAGGAGTGGCCTTAATATTCCCACTCCCCTTTCTCCTGAAACGGTTCCAATACTGTCGAGCCAATGTCCTCTCCCATTCCTACTGCCTGCACCAGGATGTCATGAAGATGGCTTGTTCAGACATCACGGTCAACAGCATCTATGGCTTGTTCATAATAATCTCCACAGTGGGTTTGGACTCACTACTTATCCTCCTATCTTATGTGATGATCCTCAAAACAGTGCTAAGCATTGCGTCCCACGTGGAGCGTGTCAGAGCCCTGAACACCTgcgtctcccacctctgtgctgtCCTGCTCTTCTATACGCCAATGATTGGCCTGTCTGTGATACACAGATTTGGGAAGGACTCCTCTCCCTTGACTCAGATTTTCCTGGGTTACATCTACTTGCTGGTCCCGCCCCTGATGAACCCAATTGTGTACAGCGTGAATAGCAGACATCTTCGTGCGAGGATAATCAGGGTGTTCGTCAAGTGA